The following proteins are encoded in a genomic region of Mycobacterium sp. 155:
- a CDS encoding NAD-dependent succinate-semialdehyde dehydrogenase — MSEYAVTDPATAEVVATYPTATDAQIEAAIDATAKTARTWPRTTTVADRAVLLGKVAKLHKKRREQLAKVINREMGKPMDQCLGEVDFCAAIYQYYADNAERFLADEEITLLDGEGTAVVKRGPIGVLLGIMPWNYPYYQVARFAGPNLVVGNTILLKHAPQCPESAELLQLIFLEAGFPQGAYVDIRATNEQVAEMIADPRVAAVSLTGSERAGAAVAEIAGRHLKKCVLELGGSDPFVVLSTDDLDATVESAVAGRMENTGQACNAAKRFIVAEDIYDDFLTKFTEKILAAADGVAPLSSLRAAETLEHQVKTAVDAGAKLTSAGERQGAFFPPGVLTGVTEDNPIHGQELFGPVAVVYKVGSEDEAVAVANDTPFGLGSYVFTTDPEQARRVADRIEAGMVFVNAVGAEGVELPFGGVKRSGYGRELGRYGIDEFVNKKLIRIAG; from the coding sequence ATGAGCGAGTATGCAGTCACCGACCCGGCAACCGCGGAAGTCGTCGCCACTTATCCGACCGCAACGGATGCCCAGATCGAGGCCGCGATCGATGCCACTGCCAAGACCGCCCGCACGTGGCCGCGTACCACCACGGTGGCCGACCGTGCCGTGCTTCTCGGGAAGGTCGCCAAGCTGCACAAGAAGCGTCGCGAGCAACTGGCGAAGGTCATCAACCGCGAGATGGGCAAGCCCATGGACCAATGCCTGGGCGAGGTCGACTTCTGCGCCGCGATCTACCAGTACTACGCCGACAACGCCGAAAGGTTCCTCGCCGACGAGGAGATCACGTTGCTCGACGGGGAAGGCACCGCGGTGGTCAAGCGCGGGCCCATCGGTGTACTGCTCGGAATCATGCCGTGGAATTACCCGTACTACCAGGTGGCGCGGTTCGCCGGCCCAAATCTGGTGGTGGGCAACACGATTCTGCTCAAGCATGCGCCGCAGTGCCCTGAGTCGGCCGAACTGCTGCAGTTGATCTTCCTGGAGGCCGGATTCCCGCAGGGCGCCTACGTCGACATCCGTGCCACCAATGAGCAGGTTGCCGAGATGATCGCCGACCCACGGGTCGCGGCGGTCTCGCTCACCGGCTCGGAGCGGGCCGGTGCCGCGGTCGCCGAGATCGCCGGACGCCACCTGAAGAAGTGCGTGCTCGAGCTCGGCGGCTCCGATCCGTTCGTCGTGCTGTCGACCGACGATCTCGACGCGACGGTTGAATCGGCCGTGGCCGGCAGGATGGAGAACACCGGACAGGCTTGTAATGCGGCCAAGCGGTTCATCGTCGCCGAGGACATCTATGACGACTTCCTGACGAAGTTCACCGAGAAGATCCTGGCTGCCGCGGATGGGGTCGCGCCATTGTCCTCGCTGCGGGCGGCTGAGACGCTGGAACACCAGGTGAAAACCGCGGTGGACGCGGGTGCGAAGTTGACGTCGGCCGGGGAGCGCCAGGGCGCGTTCTTCCCGCCCGGTGTGCTGACCGGCGTCACCGAGGACAACCCGATCCATGGCCAGGAGCTGTTCGGTCCGGTGGCCGTGGTGTACAAGGTCGGCTCGGAGGACGAGGCGGTGGCCGTCGCCAACGACACTCCGTTCGGGCTTGGCTCCTACGTCTTCACCACCGATCCGGAGCAGGCCAGGCGGGTCGCCGATCGGATCGAGGCGGGCATGGTGTTCGTCAACGCCGTCGGCGCCGAAGGTGTCGAGTTGCCGTTCGGCGGGGTCAAGCGCTCCGGTTACGGACGCGAGCTCGGCAGGTACGGCATCGATGAATTCGTCAACAAGAAGCTGATCCGCATCGCGGGTTGA